Below is a window of bacterium DNA.
CCCCGCCGCCTGGCGCCGCCAGGGCTCGCTGCGCGTCGAGAACGCCCGCACGGGCGACGTCTTCGCCCTGGGCACCGATCTGCTCGACGACATCGAGCAGAACCGCGCAGCGCTGGACATTCTCGCCGCGGCCGGGCGCCTGGCGATCCCAAGCCTCGTCGTGCACGGGGAGGCGGACGAGGCGGTGCCCCTGGCCGAGGGCGAGGCGATCGCGGCCGCGCTGGGTCCGCGCGGCCGCCTGCTGCGCATCGCCGGCGCCGGCCACACCTTCGGGGCCGCGCACCCGCCGGCGCCGGCGGCCCCGGCGGCCCTCGAGCTCGCGCTGGCCGCCACGCTCGCCCACTTCGGCCAGCACCTGCGCTGAGTTCGTCTAGACGCCCTCCGGGCTCTCCGCGGCCGCGCCCGGCGGCGAGCGGCGCGCCTGGTTGGCCAGCGCCGCCTGGGCGTTGCGGGCGAGGCGCCGTTCGCCCGCGCGCAAGAGGGCCGTGCCCGCGAATCGCGCGAGGAAGGCGGGGCGGTCCAGGTCCAGCAGCTCGACGAGCAGGGGCCGCTGCAGCTCCGGCCGCGCGGCGAGGTCGGGCTCGCGGGCGCTCGGCGCCTCGCGGTTCCAGGGACAGACCTCCTGGCAGATGTCGCAGCCGAAGACATGGTCGCCAAGGAGGGCGGCCGTCGCCGGCGCGAAGGCGCCCTTGGCCTCGATCGTCAGCGTGCTGATGCACACGCGCGCGTCCAGCCAGCCGGGCCGGCTCGGGTGGAGGGCGCCCGTCGGGCAGGCCTCCAGGCAGGCCGCGCAGCTGCCGCAGCGATCCGCGACCGGCGCGTCCGGCGGCAGGACGAGGTCCGTGAGCAGGGCGCCCAGGAAGCAGTAGGAGCCCAGCTGCGGGTCGATGAGCAGGGTGTTCTTGCCGATCCAGCCCAGCCCGGCCGCGGCGGCCAGGGAGCGCTCGAGCAGGGGCAGCACGTCGACGCAGACCCGCGAGCGCCGGGCGCCCCAGTCGCTGAGCAGCCGGTCGCCGGCCACGCGCAGCTTGCGGCCGAGCACGCGGTGGTAGTCGCGCCCCCAGGCGTAGCGGCTCACCCAGCCGCGGCCGGGCTCGCGCGGCGCCAAGCTGCCGGGGTCGGGCAGGTGGTAGTTCAGCGAGACGAGGACGAGGCTGCGCGCCCAGGGCTGCACGGCGCGCGGGTCCCGCCGCGCCGCCGCCTGCCGCTCGAGGTAGCGCATCGGCCCGGCATAGCCGCGGGCCAGCCACTCGCGGTAGCGCGCGTGATCGGCGACGGGGCC
It encodes the following:
- a CDS encoding alpha/beta hydrolase encodes the protein PAAWRRQGSLRVENARTGDVFALGTDLLDDIEQNRAALDILAAAGRLAIPSLVVHGEADEAVPLAEGEAIAAALGPRGRLLRIAGAGHTFGAAHPPAPAAPAALELALAATLAHFGQHLR
- the queG gene encoding tRNA epoxyqueuosine(34) reductase QueG, translating into MTQAAASPLDPLAAARLKRDLLALGFDRVGFLAAGPVADHARYREWLARGYAGPMRYLERQAAARRDPRAVQPWARSLVLVSLNYHLPDPGSLAPREPGRGWVSRYAWGRDYHRVLGRKLRVAGDRLLSDWGARRSRVCVDVLPLLERSLAAAAGLGWIGKNTLLIDPQLGSYCFLGALLTDLVLPPDAPVADRCGSCAACLEACPTGALHPSRPGWLDARVCISTLTIEAKGAFAPATAALLGDHVFGCDICQEVCPWNREAPSAREPDLAARPELQRPLLVELLDLDRPAFLARFAGTALLRAGERRLARNAQAALANQARRSPPGAAAESPEGV